One window of the Rhipicephalus sanguineus isolate Rsan-2018 chromosome 2, BIME_Rsan_1.4, whole genome shotgun sequence genome contains the following:
- the LOC119383119 gene encoding probable caffeoyl-CoA O-methyltransferase 2 yields the protein MMGDTAELQLFDILLKAIGARNYLEIGVFTGVSALAAALALPPDGRVIGLEVNAETVNVGRPFWKEAGVDDKIDIIIGDAKKSLADLIAQGKSNSFDFVFIDANKESSDDYYERSLQLVRRNGIIAIDNVLWHTRTFNPNINDPRTEATRRLNRKLATDERVQISMVPIGDGVTLVLKK from the exons ATGATGGGCGACACGGCGGAGCTCCAACTATTCGACATCCTCCTCAAGGCCATAGGAGCCAGAAATTACCTGGAAATTG GTGTATTCACTGGCGTGAGCGCATTGGCGGCCGCCCTAGCGCTACCACCTGACGGTCGGGTAATTGGACTGGAGGTCAACGCGGAAACTGTTAATGTCGGGAGGCCATTCTGGAAAGAG GCTGGCGTCGACGACAAGATAGACATTATTATTGGTGACGCGAAGAAGTCTCTAG CCGATTTGATCGCTCAAGGCAAATCGAACTCCTTCGACTTCGTTTTCATCGATGCCAATAAAGAGTCCTCAGACGATTACTACGAGAGGAGTCTGCAGCTCGTCAGACGCAACGGCATCATCGCGATCGACAAT GTCCTATGGCACACGAGGACGTTCAACCCGAACATCAACGATCCTCGGACAGAGGCCACTCGGCGACTGAACCGCAAGCTGGCGACCGACGAGCGAGTCCAGATCAGCATGGTCCCCATAGGGGACGGAGTCACGTTAGTGCTCAAGAAgtga